The sequence AATGATGTTATTTAATTGTTCGTATTCCATTAAGAAGGCATCGTGCCCGTGAATTGATTTGATCTCGTGATAGAAAACATTTTCCTTTTTCTTTGTAAGCTTTTCAAAGCACATTCGAATTTCAGAAGCGGGAAAAAATAAATCTGTATCAACGGAGATCATGTGCATTCGTGCCTGAATTTTTTCCAGTTGATTTTCTTCTGTATTTATATTCATCAGCAAATGATTCATCAGTTTGTAAGACTTTAAACTAAATCTTTTGTTTAAAGCATTTCCGTGATAAATTAACCAATCTTCCGAGTCCAATCTCTGTTTTTCCTGGTTGTATTTATTTTGAAATCTATCATTTAACGATTCCGGTGTTCGGTAGCACAACATGGCATGAATTCTTGCTTTTTGCAGCGGTTCATTATTTTGATTTAATAAAAATTTCTGAACCAGACATTGTGCATGAAGCCAATCGTGGGTTTTGAAATCGCAGGCAATAGGAATGAAAACTTCGGCAAGATTTGGTTTTTTTACCAGCATTTCCCAGCCGATTCCACCTCCCAGAGAACCTCCAATAATGGTGTGTAAACTTTTAATTTGTAAAATTTCAAGACCTTTTAAAAAGATATTGGCAATATCTGAAGGCGTGAAATCTTCGTATTCATCAATAAAAAATTCGTCATAGCCGTTTCCGGGAATGTTGAAACACAGAACTGTGTATTTATTCGTATCGATCACCTGATTTTCACCAATCAGTTTTTTCCACCATCCCTTTTCTCCTGAAACATCAGAATTTCCGGTTAAAGCATGATTAACTAAAATTATCGGTGCCGAAAACAGGTCTTTCCCGAAAAGCTGATAGCTCAACGGGATATTGTACTCCTTATTGGAATTTGTACGATACGAAAGATTAATATAGTTTAGTTCTGTTTTCAATTCTATTATTTTAATACAATTGAAAATGCCACAGGAAATGGCTGAAAAGAACTTCAGTAAGTTATCTGTCCAAATAATTTTGGTAGAACGTAGCACCTTCTTCGCTTTCGCAAAGGGTTGCTAAGGTTTCACAGGGTCTGTCCCTCAACCTTTCTTGATAACATTTTCAATATTTGAATGAACGAATGCTGCAAAGATAGAACTTTTCTTTTAAATATTTAAAAAAAATTAATTTAATATTTAAAACACCCTTCAATAAAGGATTTTAGGAGTAATATTAAATATTATTCAAATTCTTAAAGTTGGAATTATTTTTCAAAAAAACTACCTTCGTATAGAAAAATGATGAGATATGATTGCTGAAAAACAAAGATTACAAGATACGAACTGGAAAAACTGGGGACCTTACGTAAGCAACCGGCAATGGGGAAATGTACGTGAAGATTACAGCTCAAACGGCGATGCATGGAATTTCGCCAATCATAACAATGCAGAAAGCTACGCCTACCGTTGGGGTGAAGAAGGAATCGCGGGAATCTCTGATGCGAAGCAGCTTTTCTGTTTCGCCCTATCGTTCTGGAACAAGAAAGATAAAATGATCAAGGAACGCTTCTTCGGACTGAGCAATCCTCAGGGAAATCATGGAGAAGACATTAAAGAAATCTTTTATTATCTGGATAATACACCGACGCACAGCTATATGAAAATGGTGTACAAATATCCTATCAATGCTTTTCCTTACGATGATATCCGTACTGAAAACGGGAGACGCAGTAAAAAAGAACCGGAATACGAAATTTTTGATACCGGAATTTTCGATAAAGATGAATATTTCGATATTTTTATTGAATACGCCAAAGCCGATCACAACGATATTTTAATACGCGTAACGGTGTGCAACAGAAGCGAAACCGATGCACCGATTGTTATTGCGCCGACTGTCTGGTTTAGAAATAACTGGAAATGGGGCTACAATACTTACAAAGGACAGACACAGGCCTCTTATGAAGGCTGTATCGATATTCAGCATGACAGTGTTTCGATTAAAAAGTTTTATTCAAGAAACATCGGTGCAGGAAGTGTTTTTTGTGAAAATGAAACGAATACTCCTAAACTTTACGGGGCACCTTATCCGGGAAATACCTATTTTAAAGACGGAATTAACGACTATATCATCTACGGAAGCAATACCGTAAATCCTGAAAAAAGAGGAACGAAAGCTTCATTTTTATTGGATGAAATAATTGGCGCACGACAATCAAAAACTTTTGATTTCAGATTATCTCCGGATGAGTTGGATGAGCCTTTTTATCAATTTGATGAAATCTTTGCGACAAGAATCGAAGAAGCCAACGAATTTTATGACGAAATTCAGCATGATGTAGCAAGTGATGATGAAAAAAATGTTCAGAGACAGTCGTTTGCAGGCTTGCTTTGGAATAAACAATTCTATCATTACAATGTCGGAAAATGGCTGAAAGGCGACCCAAATTATGAAGCGCCGAGAGATTTTAATAATTATGTAAGAAATATCGAATGGAACCATCTCCACAATAAAGATATCATCTCAATGCCCGATAAATGGGAATATCCTTGGTATGCAACGTGGGATCTGGCTTTCCATTGTGTTCCGTTTTCTATTATTGATGCCGAGTTTGCGAAAGGACAACTTCTGTTACTTACCAAAGAATGGTATATGCATCCGAACGGTCAGCTTCCGGCCTATGAATGGAATCTGAGTGATGTAAATCCGCCCGTACACGCATGGTCTTGTTTCCGGGTTTTTAAAATTGATGAAAAACAAAACGGCAAACCCGATCTTTTATTTTTAGAAAAAGTTTTTCAAAAACTGCTTCTGAATTTCACATGGTGGGTCAACCGAAAGGATAAAAACGGTAAAAATATTTTTGGCGGTGGTTTCCTGGGACTCGATAATATCGGGGCTTTCGACAGGAATATGATCCTGAAAGACGGCCAACATCTTGAGCAGGCCGACGGTACGAGCTGGATGGCCATGTATGCCTTAAATATGATGCGGATTTCCATGGAATTGGCTCAATATTACCAGGTTTATGAAGATATGGCCATCAAGTTTTTTGAACATTATCTTTACATTGCCGAAGCGATGGAAAATCTGGGTGAAGGAACAAAAGGCTTATGGAACGAAGAGGACGGATTTTTTTATGATGTGCTTCAACTTGGGAATGGTGACAGTGTTTCATTGAAACTGAGAAGTATTGTCGGGTTAATTCCAATGTTTGCGGTAGAAATTATCGATCATCATTTGCTTGACAAAATGCCTAATTTCCGCGAAAGAATGGATTGGGTTTTGAAAAACAAACCGGAACTGACAAAACTTGTTTCCCATTGGGAAGAAGAAGGACAGAGGAGAAAACATCTCATGAGTATTTTACGTAAAAACCGTTTATCAAAGGTATTGACAAGAATGCTTGATGAAAAAGAATTCTTAAGTGATTATGGAATCCGGGCTATGTCTAAAGTGTATGAGGAAAATCCGTTTGTGTTTTCTGTTCATGGCACCGAGAATGTGGTCTACTACACTCCTGCGGAAAGCGACAGCCGAATGTTTGGCGGAAACAGCAACTGGAGAGGACCGATCTGGTTTCCGATCAATTTCCTGATTGTTGAAAGTTTGCAACGATTCCATTTTTACTATGGAAACAGTTTGAAGGTGGAGCTTCCGACCGGTAGTGGAGACAAGCGAAATCTTGATGAAGTCGCTCAAAATATCAGCAGCAGGCTATGTTCTATTTTCCTGAAAGATGAATACGGACAACGCCCTTTCAATGGTGGAAATGCGAAATTTAATTATGATGAAAATTTTAAAGATTACATCACCTTCTATGAATATTTTCATGGAGACAACGGCCGCGGTGTAGGTGCTTCCCATCAGACAGGATGGACGGCGACTGTTGCGAAGCTGATGAAACCGAGATTGACATTGTAAGAAACTTATCACAATATGTAAAGCCTCTTTTTTTAGGGGCTTTTTTAATTGTTATTCACTACATAATATTTATTATTTCAATAATTACATAAACCTCAATAGTCTTTATCTATTTTCCCATTAAGATAATAATACCTTTCAATTGATTTATCTAAAAAATCAATATTAAATTTAACATTGTGTTGATTTTTTATTAATATATTATCTATATTAGCGGCATAAACCTAATAATATTTTTTTTATGAAAGGAAAACTACTACCTCTCACAGCTGTGGTATTACTCTCTGCCACATTTACTTCCCTTCTAAAAGCACAAGAATATCAGCCAATGCCGGTTCAGAGCGGATTCAATGCTGATGTTATTGCTAATGGAGTGGGGCCTTCCGCCAGTTCAACAAACAATGATGTTGATGGTGTAGATTATGCATTTATTTCCAGAGATTTCCAACTAACAGCAGCAAGCACGCCGCTTACATATGGTCTTCCGGTAAATGGAATTATCAATTCTGCAGTGGCATCAACTGCCGGATTGTCTTATCAGATGGCGTCTTACAGTTCAAATAACACCTTGAGGCTGGAAAACACAAATGACAACGGTACTTTAATATTTACAACTCCTCTTCAGGCGATCAATTTATACATGATGGCAACAGGAGGAAGTGGAGCTTGTACGGTAGATGTCGATGTGAATTTTACCGATAATACATCACAAACCTTTACAGGACTTAGTATTTCCGACTGGTACTACGGAAGCAATTTTGCTATTCAGGGAATCGGAAGGATTAACCTTACCAATGACAATTTAGAATCAGGGTACGGAACAGATCCAAGATTATATCAGATTCCATTGGCTATTGATGCTGCGAATCAGTCAAAAAGTGTAAAAAGTGTGACCATCACCAAAACAGGAACAGGAGGAATTCCAAATATTTTTGCTTTTTCAGCGGATGCCTATAATCCATGTCCGACTCCTACCAATATTACATCCACGACAACGATGGATACCGCTACTTTGAGCTGGACAGCACCTGCAAGTGCACCATCTTCAGGATATCAGTATTATTACAGCACATCGCCTACCGCGCCTACTGCAACTACGCCGCCTACAGGAAATGTAACTTCGGGGACTTCTGTTACTTTAAATAATTTAACGACTGGACAAACCTATTATTTCTGGGTAAGATCCAACTGTGGAGGTTCTTCACAAAGCTTCTGGAAAATGAAAGAATTCACTCCGGGACAGATTTCTACCACATACAATCTGGGAGATATCAACACCCAATTTGATAACTCAGGCGTTACCACAACTTCTACCACAAACTGTGCAGGAAGTGTAACAATCAATGTTCCAGCCGGATATAAAATTGCATCCACTTCTGTTTCTTACAAAATGTCTACCCAAAGCAATGGATGGATGAGCGAACAAAGAAGTTTACTAGTTTGTTCTTCTAATGGTAATACAGAAGCTTCAGTAACATCGGGATCTGGCTCAACTACAGGTACTTATTCTTACAACAGAACAGGTCTTACCTTGGCAAATGATCTTACAGGTGCGGTGAACTTCGAACTAAGAGCCTGGAGAACATACGGAGGATCAGACTGCAGCGTAGACTACAATAAAGTAGACAACGATACTTTCACTGTAACAGTTACTCTTCAGCCGCTTGCTTTGGCAACAAATGAAGTGACTGCTAAAGAAAAAGAAAGAATTGCTTATCCGAATCCATTTATAGATACTTTACATATCGAAAAGGCTGAAAATGTGAAAAAGGCTGTAGTAACAGACCTGACGGGTATTACTGTAAAAACAGTTGAAAATCCTTCATCTTCATTATTTTTAGGAGAACTTAAATCCGGAATGTATATTTTGACATTAACGATGAAAGACGGTTCTGTAAAAAGCATGAAAACTATTAAGAGATAATAATTTACACAACACATTCATACTGAAAAACCCGGATAAGTTTTTATCCGGGTTTTTATTTTTTTATTTAAATTGATTTAATCCTGTACGATTTCGCCGTTTACATATACTTCGTAACCAATTTCTACAGTCGGTTCCAGAGTCTTAGAAACAGAACAGTACTTTTCAAAAGATAATTGTGCTGCTTTCTGGGCTTTTTTAGGATCAACACTTCCTTCCAAAAGAAATTTTACTTTGATTGATTTAAAAGGTTTCGCATCATCCACAGGAATTCTCTCCCCTTCCACTTCTGCTTTGAAATCCGTAATTTCCTGTCTTTGCTTTTTTAAAATAGAAACCACATCTATTCCGCTGCAGCCTGCAACCGCCATCAGAACGCTTTCCATCGGCGAAACGCCTGTTGCTCCGGGTTGAGACGTATTGTCTAAAAGGATTGAATTTCCGTGAGAATTGGTACATTCAAACAAAAAATCATCGTTGATTCTATTAAGTGTTATTTTCATTTTGTTGCTTGTTGCTTGTTGCTTGTTGCTCGTTGCAAAATTATAAAATTCCCCTCGCCTTTATCTCAAGATATTTATTGATAACATCGATATTTAAATTCTCCGGTAAGGTATACACCGTATAAATGCCATATTTACGGAGTTCCTGGATAATTAATTTCTTTTCAAACTCAAATTTTTCAGCAATAATTTCATCATAAATTTCCTGCATATTTTCAGGTTTTTTGTGAATTAAAGTCTGTAATTCTGCATTTTTAAAGAAAACCACCACCAGTAAATGGTTTTTAGCAATTCCGCGAAGGTATTTCAATTGGCGGTTTAGTCCGTCCAGTGTTTCAAAATTAGTAAATAATAATATTAAACTTCTCTGGTTTAATGAATATTTCACATCCTGATACAACCGGTTGAAATCACTTTCAAAGAAATCTGTTTTTATATTATAAAGCGCCTCAGAAATTTTCCTCAACTGCCCCGATTTGTTTTCCGCTGCAATTTTATTTTCAGTTTTTTTCGAAAACGTCATCATTCCGGCACGATCTCCTTTTTTAAGAATAATGTGTGATAAAGCCATCGTTGCATTGATCGAATAATCCAGCAAGCTCAGTCCTTTGAAGGGCATTTTCATGGTTCTTCCGGTATCAATAAGCATAAAAATCCGTTGCGATTTTTCATCCTGAAACTGGTTCACCATCAATCGGTTGGCCTTGGAAGTCGCTTTCCAGTTGATGGTTCGAATATCATCTCCGGGAACATAATCCTTGATCTGCTCAAACTCCATCGTGTGTCCCAGTTTTCTTATTTTTTTAATTCCGCCCAGCAAAAATTCGCTTTGAAGCGCCATTAATTCATACTTCCGAAGGTGGATGAATGACGGATAAGACGGTAAATTTGCATCTTTCTGGAAGGTAAACCTTTTGGAAACAAATCCCAATGGCGACGAAACATAAATATTTAAATTTCCAAAATGGTATTCTCCCCGCTCTTTCGGTTCTAAAATATATTGGAAAAACGTATTCTTCCCCGGTTCGATTTGTTTTTCAATCAAAAAATCCCTTTTTTGAAACTGAAACGGAATTTCATCGATTATTTTAGTATTAATTCTAAAACCGTAATTATTTTTAACATCAATTTTCACAGGATTTTCATCACCATTCGACAATTTTTCCGGTAAAATTCTTTGTGCTAAAATTCCGTTCTTTTGATTAAATACAAAAAGATAATCGACCATCGCCGCCAAAAAGCACAACAGCAAAACACCATGTGCCACCCACATCAAAAACGAAAAGAAAAATGCAAAGACATACAGAACCCCCACTCCGATGAGTGCGAAGAAAAAGCGTGTATTGATGTATAAGTTTTTCATTGGCTATATGCTGTAAGCAATAGGCAGTAAGCTAAAAACTGTCAACTGACAGCTCCCAACCAACAACCAATTTCTATCTAGGAATCTCTATTCCTTCTAAAATTTGTCTGATGATTTCATCGGCTGTCAAACCTTCCATTTCTCTTTCAGGCGAGACAATTACCCTGTGTCTCAAAACGGCATAGCTTGCTTCTTTGATGTCTTCCGGGGTTACAAAATCCCTTCCTCTCAATGCTGCGAAAGCTTTAGAAGCTGTTAATAAAGCCAAACTTGCTCTCGGAGAAGCCCCCAAATACAAGAATTGGTTTTCCCTTGTATTGATGATGATTTTCGCGATATATTCCATCAACTGTGCTTCAACAATGATTTCTTTTACCAGATGTTGATAGCTTTTCAGCTGTTGCGCCGAAATGACGCTTTTTACTACTTCTGTTTTATCTTCAGCTTTACTTTCGTGCTGATTTTTGATGATGGCAATTTCCTGTTCAAGATTCGGATAACCGACATTTATTTTAAACAAAAATCGGTCTAGCTGAGCTTCCGGAAGGCGGTAAGTTCCTTCATGCTCGATCGGGTTCTGTGTTGCCACTACGAGGAATGGTTCTTCCATCGTATAACGGGTTCCGTCCATTGTGATCTGTCTTTCCTCCATCACTTCGAATAATGCAGCCTGAGTTTTTGCCGGAGACCTGTTGATTTCATCAATTAAAATAAAATTAGAGAAAATCGGTCCTTTTTTAAACTCAAATTCAGAATTTTTTACACTGAAAACTGAAGTTCCCAAAATATCCGAAGGCATCAGATCCGGCGTAAACTGGATTCTGCTGAAACCCACGTCAATTGTTTTGGCCAATAATTTTGCCGTAATTGTTTTCGCAACTCCCGGAACCCCTTCGATCAAAACGTGACCGTTTGATAAAAGTGCTGCCAAAAGATGCTCAATCATACTTTCCTGTCCCACAATCACTTGTGCGATTTCAGATTTTACTTTTTCCAGACTTGCCCGAAGCTCGATCATATCAATTCTCGACTGAAACTGATCTTCTTTTTTATCAAAATATATAGAACTCTGATTTTCTATATTCTGGTTTTCAAGGTTTTCCATATTCTTTTTAATTTAACAATTTAGCAATGTAACGGTTTACCAATTAGAAAGAATTGTTACATTGTTATATTTTTAGATTGTTACATTTTTACTATTTCGTCCAGCACTTTATTCATTCCTGCCAGATCTTCTTTCATTACACTTGCGTACGGATCTTGTGCTTTTTTAATCAAAACAATGGCTTCGTTGATCATTTCCATTGGTTTTCCTGTTTTCAGGTGAAGTTTTTTCGCAAATTCTTCATCCAGATTTTGAGTATCAATTAAAAGATCCATTCTTACCTTATTCAGGAAATACTGGGCTTTTTTGGCCATCATATCATGAAAATCTCCTTCCTGAAGGTACAAATTTCCGATACTTTTTACGAAATCCACCGAAGTATTTTTCAATGGCTCAATGATCGGAACTATTCTCTGTTTTCTTTTAGCATTAAAGAAAATAAACAGCAGCAGCCCTCCGAGAAGCACCCACCACGCATATTTCAATGCAGGATTTGAAAGGATGAATCTCATAAAATATCTCGATGCCTGAGAATTTCCTTCTACAAACCAGATCGTTTCCCTGTCGTCAAGATACGAAAAAACGTCTTGTGCATATTTTACACTTCCAGGCTTTAATAAATAATAATTGGTAATAAAAAGCGGTTCACAATGAACATAAATATTTCCTTTTCCTAATTTTACCTTAATAAAATTCGCCTGATCAGAATTATTTTCTTCAACTGTTTTTCCTAAAACTTCAACATTCGGTTTAATGAAGGTAAAGCCTCTTCCGGACGGGAATTTATCAAGTTTAATAAAATCGTTCTGGAATTTTGTGTCTGTCAGTTTTAGAACATTATTATCTTCAAAAGAAATCTTCGAATCATAATAACCGATACTGTCGGAAATATCTTTCGGTATTTCACTTACGATCAATAAGGCATCTGAACCATTGGAAACTTCATTCAGAATTTTGTTCCAGGAAGGTTTGTCGATGTTATGTTCAATGACTAAAATATTGTGCGTCTTTTCTTTATTCTGATTGTAAAAATCGTAAGGAGTCTGCTCGATTTTTTTAACTTTATTTTTAAAAAGATCCTTTATTTCGGCATTAAAAACAAATAATCCGAAAGGTGATTTTTCTTGGATATCAAAATTCTTCCGCCAATCCGTACTTTCCGTTTTATTGACTTCAAACAACGCGATAATAATCATCACAA is a genomic window of Chryseobacterium wanjuense containing:
- a CDS encoding alpha/beta fold hydrolase, which codes for MKTELNYINLSYRTNSNKEYNIPLSYQLFGKDLFSAPIILVNHALTGNSDVSGEKGWWKKLIGENQVIDTNKYTVLCFNIPGNGYDEFFIDEYEDFTPSDIANIFLKGLEILQIKSLHTIIGGSLGGGIGWEMLVKKPNLAEVFIPIACDFKTHDWLHAQCLVQKFLLNQNNEPLQKARIHAMLCYRTPESLNDRFQNKYNQEKQRLDSEDWLIYHGNALNKRFSLKSYKLMNHLLMNINTEENQLEKIQARMHMISVDTDLFFPASEIRMCFEKLTKKKENVFYHEIKSIHGHDAFLMEYEQLNNIIKNIL
- a CDS encoding MGH1-like glycoside hydrolase domain-containing protein, with the protein product MIAEKQRLQDTNWKNWGPYVSNRQWGNVREDYSSNGDAWNFANHNNAESYAYRWGEEGIAGISDAKQLFCFALSFWNKKDKMIKERFFGLSNPQGNHGEDIKEIFYYLDNTPTHSYMKMVYKYPINAFPYDDIRTENGRRSKKEPEYEIFDTGIFDKDEYFDIFIEYAKADHNDILIRVTVCNRSETDAPIVIAPTVWFRNNWKWGYNTYKGQTQASYEGCIDIQHDSVSIKKFYSRNIGAGSVFCENETNTPKLYGAPYPGNTYFKDGINDYIIYGSNTVNPEKRGTKASFLLDEIIGARQSKTFDFRLSPDELDEPFYQFDEIFATRIEEANEFYDEIQHDVASDDEKNVQRQSFAGLLWNKQFYHYNVGKWLKGDPNYEAPRDFNNYVRNIEWNHLHNKDIISMPDKWEYPWYATWDLAFHCVPFSIIDAEFAKGQLLLLTKEWYMHPNGQLPAYEWNLSDVNPPVHAWSCFRVFKIDEKQNGKPDLLFLEKVFQKLLLNFTWWVNRKDKNGKNIFGGGFLGLDNIGAFDRNMILKDGQHLEQADGTSWMAMYALNMMRISMELAQYYQVYEDMAIKFFEHYLYIAEAMENLGEGTKGLWNEEDGFFYDVLQLGNGDSVSLKLRSIVGLIPMFAVEIIDHHLLDKMPNFRERMDWVLKNKPELTKLVSHWEEEGQRRKHLMSILRKNRLSKVLTRMLDEKEFLSDYGIRAMSKVYEENPFVFSVHGTENVVYYTPAESDSRMFGGNSNWRGPIWFPINFLIVESLQRFHFYYGNSLKVELPTGSGDKRNLDEVAQNISSRLCSIFLKDEYGQRPFNGGNAKFNYDENFKDYITFYEYFHGDNGRGVGASHQTGWTATVAKLMKPRLTL
- a CDS encoding T9SS type A sorting domain-containing protein, with the protein product MKGKLLPLTAVVLLSATFTSLLKAQEYQPMPVQSGFNADVIANGVGPSASSTNNDVDGVDYAFISRDFQLTAASTPLTYGLPVNGIINSAVASTAGLSYQMASYSSNNTLRLENTNDNGTLIFTTPLQAINLYMMATGGSGACTVDVDVNFTDNTSQTFTGLSISDWYYGSNFAIQGIGRINLTNDNLESGYGTDPRLYQIPLAIDAANQSKSVKSVTITKTGTGGIPNIFAFSADAYNPCPTPTNITSTTTMDTATLSWTAPASAPSSGYQYYYSTSPTAPTATTPPTGNVTSGTSVTLNNLTTGQTYYFWVRSNCGGSSQSFWKMKEFTPGQISTTYNLGDINTQFDNSGVTTTSTTNCAGSVTINVPAGYKIASTSVSYKMSTQSNGWMSEQRSLLVCSSNGNTEASVTSGSGSTTGTYSYNRTGLTLANDLTGAVNFELRAWRTYGGSDCSVDYNKVDNDTFTVTVTLQPLALATNEVTAKEKERIAYPNPFIDTLHIEKAENVKKAVVTDLTGITVKTVENPSSSLFLGELKSGMYILTLTMKDGSVKSMKTIKR
- a CDS encoding OsmC family protein; the encoded protein is MKITLNRINDDFLFECTNSHGNSILLDNTSQPGATGVSPMESVLMAVAGCSGIDVVSILKKQRQEITDFKAEVEGERIPVDDAKPFKSIKVKFLLEGSVDPKKAQKAAQLSFEKYCSVSKTLEPTVEIGYEVYVNGEIVQD
- a CDS encoding DUF58 domain-containing protein, with protein sequence MKNLYINTRFFFALIGVGVLYVFAFFFSFLMWVAHGVLLLCFLAAMVDYLFVFNQKNGILAQRILPEKLSNGDENPVKIDVKNNYGFRINTKIIDEIPFQFQKRDFLIEKQIEPGKNTFFQYILEPKERGEYHFGNLNIYVSSPLGFVSKRFTFQKDANLPSYPSFIHLRKYELMALQSEFLLGGIKKIRKLGHTMEFEQIKDYVPGDDIRTINWKATSKANRLMVNQFQDEKSQRIFMLIDTGRTMKMPFKGLSLLDYSINATMALSHIILKKGDRAGMMTFSKKTENKIAAENKSGQLRKISEALYNIKTDFFESDFNRLYQDVKYSLNQRSLILLFTNFETLDGLNRQLKYLRGIAKNHLLVVVFFKNAELQTLIHKKPENMQEIYDEIIAEKFEFEKKLIIQELRKYGIYTVYTLPENLNIDVINKYLEIKARGIL
- a CDS encoding AAA family ATPase gives rise to the protein MENLENQNIENQSSIYFDKKEDQFQSRIDMIELRASLEKVKSEIAQVIVGQESMIEHLLAALLSNGHVLIEGVPGVAKTITAKLLAKTIDVGFSRIQFTPDLMPSDILGTSVFSVKNSEFEFKKGPIFSNFILIDEINRSPAKTQAALFEVMEERQITMDGTRYTMEEPFLVVATQNPIEHEGTYRLPEAQLDRFLFKINVGYPNLEQEIAIIKNQHESKAEDKTEVVKSVISAQQLKSYQHLVKEIIVEAQLMEYIAKIIINTRENQFLYLGASPRASLALLTASKAFAALRGRDFVTPEDIKEASYAVLRHRVIVSPEREMEGLTADEIIRQILEGIEIPR